In the genome of Rhizobium rhizogenes, one region contains:
- a CDS encoding response regulator transcription factor, translated as MTLPVYLVDDDDAVRKALILLLSTVGIKAKGFADPTVFLGQLPGLEPGCLIFDIRMPAITGLKLQEKLVEEGIDWPVIIISGHGNIEACRRAFRNGAVDFLSKPVDEQDLIDAIQKAHRTLARTLDARALQAETMALLSLLTAREREILERIALGFTSRQIADGLGLSPRTVDSHRAAIGLKLGTTSQAEMTRLWLEAGEDR; from the coding sequence ATGACGCTGCCCGTCTATCTGGTCGATGACGACGACGCCGTGCGCAAGGCGCTGATATTGCTGTTGTCCACCGTCGGCATCAAGGCGAAGGGTTTTGCCGATCCGACGGTTTTTCTCGGTCAATTGCCGGGTCTCGAGCCCGGCTGCCTGATCTTCGACATCCGCATGCCGGCCATCACCGGCCTGAAACTGCAGGAAAAACTGGTTGAGGAAGGCATCGACTGGCCGGTCATCATCATTTCCGGCCATGGAAATATCGAGGCCTGCCGCCGCGCCTTCCGCAACGGCGCCGTCGATTTTCTCTCCAAGCCGGTGGATGAGCAGGATCTCATCGATGCGATCCAGAAAGCGCACCGGACGCTTGCGCGCACGCTGGATGCCAGGGCGCTGCAGGCGGAAACGATGGCGCTTCTGTCGCTTCTTACCGCGCGTGAGCGTGAGATACTCGAGCGCATCGCACTGGGTTTCACCAGCCGCCAGATCGCCGACGGGCTCGGCCTTTCGCCGCGCACGGTCGACAGCCACCGCGCCGCCATCGGCCTCAAGCTTGGCACCACTTCCCAGGCGGAAATGACAAGGCTGTGGCTGGAGGCCGGCGAAGATCGGTAG
- the lptG gene encoding LPS export ABC transporter permease LptG yields MIFNTLARYFLKRYLITAVWFVLGVSSIIYLADFSETARRMSSVPGYSVPGALGLTALRLPLILQQTVPFIALFVGMTTLISLNRRYELVVTRAAGVSAWQFILPFVLGAVLLGILSVVVLNPIAAWGQNRSLAMEAGWRNEANGGRQQQIIPWMRQASGGQDTIIGAKSFEDNGTMLLDVVLIHLDKDGNIVSRQDAKSAKLEDGYWLLNGVTETRAGHVPVRQESTRISTNLRREFVQERMTQTETVAFFDLSHKIEVAKSFGLSSKALETQYHFLLSTPLLLVAMTLIAATVSLKFSRFAQSRSVILGGIVSGFVLYVVTVLVRAFGSGGVVPPTVAVWVPVIVALALGATILLHQEDG; encoded by the coding sequence ATGATTTTCAACACCCTCGCCCGGTATTTCCTGAAACGATATCTGATAACCGCCGTATGGTTCGTGCTCGGCGTATCGTCGATCATCTATCTCGCGGATTTCAGCGAGACGGCGCGGCGCATGTCCAGTGTGCCGGGCTATTCGGTTCCGGGCGCACTTGGCCTGACAGCACTTCGCCTGCCGCTGATCCTGCAGCAGACCGTTCCCTTCATCGCCCTTTTCGTGGGCATGACGACGCTGATCTCGCTCAATCGACGTTATGAACTGGTTGTCACGCGCGCAGCAGGTGTTTCCGCCTGGCAATTCATCCTTCCCTTCGTCCTGGGAGCGGTCCTTCTCGGCATTCTGTCCGTCGTCGTTTTGAACCCCATCGCCGCATGGGGCCAGAACCGGTCGCTGGCGATGGAAGCGGGATGGCGCAACGAAGCCAATGGCGGCCGCCAGCAGCAGATCATTCCGTGGATGCGTCAGGCGAGCGGCGGCCAAGACACGATCATCGGCGCCAAGAGCTTCGAGGACAATGGAACGATGCTGCTCGATGTGGTTCTGATCCACCTCGACAAGGACGGAAACATCGTCTCGCGGCAGGATGCCAAGTCGGCAAAGTTGGAAGATGGTTACTGGCTTCTTAACGGCGTAACGGAAACCCGCGCGGGACATGTGCCAGTTCGGCAAGAGAGCACGCGGATCAGTACCAATCTGAGACGGGAATTCGTGCAGGAACGGATGACGCAGACGGAAACCGTTGCTTTCTTTGATCTTTCTCACAAGATCGAAGTTGCAAAGTCTTTTGGACTGTCTTCAAAAGCGCTTGAGACGCAGTATCATTTCCTGCTATCGACGCCCCTGCTTCTGGTTGCGATGACCTTGATCGCCGCGACCGTTTCATTAAAGTTCAGCCGCTTCGCCCAGTCGCGCTCCGTGATTCTGGGTGGAATCGTTTCCGGCTTCGTGCTTTATGTAGTAACCGTGCTCGTAAGGGCATTCGGGAGTGGTGGTGTTGTCCCTCCCACCGTCGCGGTCTGGGTTCCAGTTATCGTGGCGTTGGCTTTGGGGGCAACTATTCTGCTTCATCAGGAGGACGGCTAG
- a CDS encoding DNA polymerase III subunit chi yields the protein MTEILFYHLTESKLEDALPPLLEKSLERGWKVAIQTVDEERRDFLETHLWTFRDDSFLPHATDTSSAPQSQPILLTASEANGNGANVRFLVDGAEPPAVEAYERIVFMFDGYDAYQLEMARNHWKRLKSEGHALTYWQQSPEGRWQKKA from the coding sequence ATGACTGAAATTCTGTTCTACCATCTGACGGAATCGAAGCTCGAGGATGCCTTGCCGCCTTTGCTCGAAAAATCGCTGGAACGCGGCTGGAAGGTCGCGATCCAGACGGTTGACGAGGAGCGTCGCGACTTCCTCGAGACGCATCTGTGGACCTTTCGTGACGACAGCTTTCTGCCGCACGCCACGGATACGTCTTCGGCACCGCAAAGCCAGCCGATTCTCCTGACTGCCTCGGAGGCCAACGGTAACGGCGCAAATGTCCGCTTTCTGGTGGACGGCGCCGAACCGCCGGCGGTGGAAGCCTATGAGCGCATCGTCTTCATGTTTGACGGATATGATGCCTATCAGCTCGAAATGGCGCGAAATCACTGGAAGAGACTGAAGAGCGAAGGTCATGCCCTGACCTATTGGCAACAGTCGCCGGAGGGCCGCTGGCAGAAGAAGGCGTGA
- a CDS encoding leucyl aminopeptidase: MSAKFDISFANSASLENALAVVLQASGEAQAVAGASEADPGGVIDRAAKISGFSAKSMTTLDVIAPQGSAADRLLVIGLGKPSKLVAHDWLRAGGTAAAGFRKADKVAIYLDAPGIEVGAQAAADFALGLLLRAYSFDAYKTKKKSDDEKTPKKVDVIIVTAAHREAEKAFAVSEAVAGGVLLARDLVNLPPNALGPVEFAEKAEELRKLGVDVEILGEKELKKLGMNALLGVAQGSARPPRIAVMQWNGGSKKDEPVAFVGKGVVFDTGGISLKPGLNMEDMKGDMGGAAAVTGLMHALAARKAKANVIGVIGLVENMPDGNAQRPGDIVTSMSGQTIEIINTDAEGRLVLADALWYTKERFNPKFMINLATLTGAITVALGNLQAGLFSNDDELATRLADAGEVTAEKLWRMPLGKDYDKIIDSKFADMKNSSGRLAGSVTAAQFLKRFVGETPWAHLDIAGTAMGSPLTEINQSWGSGYGVRLLNELVRAHYED, encoded by the coding sequence ATGTCCGCCAAATTCGATATTTCTTTCGCCAATTCCGCTTCGCTTGAAAACGCTCTGGCCGTTGTGCTGCAGGCCTCCGGTGAGGCACAGGCCGTCGCCGGTGCTTCCGAGGCCGATCCGGGTGGGGTGATCGACAGGGCGGCGAAGATATCGGGCTTCTCCGCAAAGTCGATGACGACGCTCGACGTGATCGCGCCGCAGGGTTCCGCGGCCGACCGGCTGCTCGTCATCGGTCTCGGCAAGCCGTCGAAACTCGTGGCGCACGACTGGCTGCGCGCCGGCGGCACGGCTGCCGCCGGTTTCCGCAAGGCGGACAAGGTTGCCATCTATCTCGACGCTCCCGGCATTGAGGTCGGTGCCCAGGCGGCGGCGGATTTTGCTCTCGGCCTGCTGCTGCGCGCCTATAGCTTCGATGCCTACAAGACCAAGAAGAAGTCCGACGACGAAAAGACCCCGAAGAAGGTCGATGTCATCATCGTCACCGCGGCCCATCGGGAAGCGGAAAAGGCCTTCGCCGTGTCCGAAGCCGTGGCCGGCGGCGTTCTTCTGGCGCGCGATCTCGTGAACCTGCCGCCGAATGCTCTCGGTCCCGTCGAATTTGCCGAAAAGGCCGAAGAGCTGCGCAAGCTCGGCGTCGATGTGGAAATTCTCGGCGAGAAGGAACTGAAGAAACTCGGCATGAACGCGCTTCTCGGCGTGGCGCAGGGTTCGGCCCGTCCGCCCCGGATTGCGGTCATGCAGTGGAATGGCGGCTCCAAGAAAGATGAACCCGTTGCTTTCGTCGGCAAGGGAGTGGTTTTCGATACCGGCGGCATTTCGCTGAAGCCCGGCCTGAACATGGAAGACATGAAGGGCGACATGGGCGGGGCTGCGGCCGTGACCGGCCTCATGCATGCGCTCGCCGCCCGCAAGGCCAAGGCGAATGTGATCGGCGTCATCGGCCTGGTGGAAAACATGCCCGATGGCAATGCCCAGCGCCCCGGTGACATCGTTACCTCCATGTCCGGCCAGACCATCGAGATCATCAATACCGATGCCGAGGGCCGGCTGGTTCTGGCCGATGCGCTCTGGTACACCAAGGAACGCTTCAACCCGAAATTCATGATCAATCTCGCCACCCTCACGGGCGCGATCACGGTTGCGCTCGGCAATCTGCAGGCGGGCCTCTTCTCCAATGACGATGAACTGGCCACGCGCCTTGCAGATGCGGGCGAGGTGACGGCTGAAAAGCTGTGGCGCATGCCGCTCGGCAAGGATTACGACAAGATCATCGATTCCAAATTCGCCGACATGAAGAACAGCTCGGGTCGTCTGGCCGGCTCCGTCACCGCCGCCCAGTTCCTCAAGCGTTTCGTCGGCGAAACGCCATGGGCGCATCTCGATATTGCCGGCACGGCCATGGGGTCGCCGCTCACAGAGATCAACCAGTCCTGGGGATCGGGCTATGGCGTGCGGCTTTTGAACGAACTCGTTCGCGCGCATTACGAAGATTGA
- a CDS encoding heme-binding protein, with translation MIRNLLISSVLLAPAAALAQTLPTAPYLPLEMAEKAAKAALQACVAKGNAVTVAIVTRDGATKAMLKADNSGPHTVSSATGKAFAAASLGRDIGEIAEFIASKPANDGLRNMDERMVIQAGGLPIKIGEALVGGIGVGGAPSGAIDAECAREGLNAIGAK, from the coding sequence ATGATCCGCAATCTTCTCATCTCTTCCGTTCTGCTCGCTCCTGCGGCCGCCTTGGCCCAGACGCTGCCAACCGCTCCCTATCTGCCGCTCGAAATGGCGGAGAAGGCAGCGAAAGCCGCGCTTCAGGCCTGCGTCGCCAAGGGTAATGCCGTCACTGTTGCCATCGTTACCCGCGACGGCGCCACCAAGGCGATGCTGAAAGCGGACAACTCCGGCCCGCACACGGTTTCCAGCGCGACGGGCAAGGCCTTCGCGGCCGCTTCGCTCGGTCGCGACATCGGCGAGATCGCGGAATTCATCGCTTCCAAGCCAGCCAATGATGGTCTTCGCAATATGGATGAACGCATGGTTATCCAGGCGGGTGGCCTGCCGATCAAGATCGGTGAAGCGCTGGTCGGCGGCATTGGCGTTGGCGGCGCGCCGTCGGGCGCCATCGATGCCGAATGCGCCCGTGAAGGTCTCAATGCAATCGGCGCGAAATAA
- a CDS encoding EAL domain-containing protein, with translation MMELIAIQAAAAAAELPFLLLQAAAVIGMVSLLILMRRNIALDDPRYKIYYGVVFGVAGFLLTLLVAEFIRLPSKPYIRSDLLFLAGLLGSWQGGGIALFLVASARYLVGGPVLFLAAFQDMAIISAFGIMMYGWMRRRSLAELGMRDILAVFAVRFVAVLFAISVSFGLGLVEQSLFLDAVGRRTLGAVVVGLPMIACLFLLLRSEARAREDVRKREIAALTDPLTGLPNRRALKDHIETAARREPAVPRALLLIEIVNIADVAACEGEDWADLFWPRLAREICEGNTSLLSSSNAPCGFMFGDTTLAVVVEGIALEKSESARLMMHLHEGLSAFCRSAEAGPVPHLKIGAANLHMLSHQNVASFLRHLSLELGRSENPVQIFPFSFAEKASRDEGVRQMLVHWIKSGRPPICYQPKFEMHNRHMIGAEALLRATDGRGQALSPYYVLEIAERHRLLVEFEWSTIEAVVRDLADLRGLDPDFHLAVNISASSLATPRFGNRVVALLREMAVPAHRLSIEVTEMSRIPAIDIVQQNFDTLNEAGVRLSLDDFGTGYSALTLLARFPFEEVKVDHWMTSRLDQSRFRDAIALAFESAERYGAKLVTEGIETEEQSLLLMQMGIRFGQGYLYSPAVPLDRLQPRRECA, from the coding sequence ATGATGGAATTGATCGCCATCCAGGCGGCGGCGGCTGCCGCTGAGCTTCCATTCCTGCTGCTCCAGGCAGCCGCGGTGATCGGCATGGTCTCCCTGCTGATCCTCATGCGCCGCAACATTGCCCTCGATGACCCGCGTTACAAGATTTATTATGGCGTCGTTTTCGGCGTGGCCGGTTTTCTGCTGACGCTTCTGGTGGCCGAGTTCATCAGGCTGCCCTCCAAACCCTATATCCGTTCGGATCTGCTGTTTCTCGCCGGGCTTCTGGGGTCATGGCAGGGCGGCGGCATCGCGCTGTTTCTCGTTGCGTCCGCGCGCTACCTGGTCGGTGGCCCCGTGCTGTTTCTCGCCGCTTTTCAGGACATGGCCATCATCTCGGCTTTCGGAATCATGATGTATGGCTGGATGCGCAGGCGCAGCCTCGCCGAACTGGGAATGCGGGATATTCTTGCCGTGTTCGCCGTTCGGTTTGTTGCTGTGCTGTTCGCCATTTCCGTGTCGTTCGGCCTTGGTCTTGTCGAGCAGTCGCTGTTTTTGGACGCGGTCGGCCGCCGCACTCTCGGGGCGGTCGTCGTCGGTCTGCCGATGATTGCCTGCCTCTTTCTTCTCCTGCGCAGCGAGGCGCGGGCGCGGGAAGATGTGAGGAAGCGCGAGATCGCGGCGCTGACGGATCCTCTGACCGGCCTGCCCAACCGGCGCGCGCTGAAGGATCATATCGAAACGGCGGCACGGCGGGAGCCGGCCGTTCCACGCGCGCTCCTTCTCATCGAAATCGTCAATATTGCCGATGTCGCCGCCTGCGAAGGCGAGGACTGGGCCGATCTTTTCTGGCCGCGACTGGCGCGGGAGATCTGCGAAGGCAATACCAGCCTGCTGTCGAGTTCCAATGCGCCATGCGGTTTCATGTTCGGCGATACGACGCTTGCGGTGGTCGTCGAGGGGATTGCGCTGGAAAAATCGGAAAGCGCCAGACTCATGATGCATCTTCATGAAGGGCTGAGTGCATTTTGCCGATCCGCGGAGGCAGGGCCTGTTCCGCATCTGAAGATCGGCGCGGCCAATCTGCATATGCTTTCCCACCAGAATGTGGCTTCGTTCCTCCGGCATCTCAGCCTGGAGTTGGGAAGAAGTGAAAATCCGGTGCAGATTTTCCCGTTCTCCTTTGCCGAAAAAGCCAGCCGCGACGAGGGCGTTCGGCAGATGCTGGTCCACTGGATCAAGTCCGGCAGGCCGCCCATATGTTACCAGCCGAAATTTGAAATGCACAATCGCCACATGATCGGCGCGGAGGCGCTTCTGCGGGCAACCGATGGGCGCGGGCAGGCGCTTTCACCCTATTACGTGCTGGAGATTGCCGAGCGCCACCGGTTGCTGGTGGAGTTCGAATGGTCGACCATCGAAGCGGTTGTCCGTGACCTTGCCGACCTGCGCGGCCTCGACCCCGATTTTCATCTGGCGGTGAATATTTCCGCTTCGTCCTTGGCGACCCCACGTTTCGGAAACCGGGTCGTGGCGCTCCTCAGGGAAATGGCGGTCCCGGCGCATCGGTTGTCCATCGAGGTAACGGAGATGAGCCGCATACCGGCCATCGATATCGTGCAGCAGAATTTCGACACGCTGAACGAGGCGGGCGTGCGGTTGTCGCTTGATGATTTCGGCACGGGTTATTCTGCGCTCACCCTGCTTGCGCGGTTTCCTTTCGAGGAGGTCAAGGTCGACCACTGGATGACGTCCCGGCTCGATCAGTCACGGTTCAGGGACGCCATCGCGCTCGCCTTTGAAAGCGCCGAGCGTTACGGCGCCAAGCTGGTGACGGAAGGCATAGAAACGGAAGAACAGAGCCTGCTTCTCATGCAGATGGGCATCCGCTTCGGGCAGGGTTATCTTTATTCGCCCGCGGTGCCGCTCGATCGCTTGCAGCCGCGCAGGGAATGCGCCTAG
- a CDS encoding Gfo/Idh/MocA family protein translates to MSATKLAIVGVGKIVRDQHLPAIAGNPDFELIATASRHGTVDGVASYGTIEAMLEAVPQIDAVSLCMPPQYRYEAAYAALNAGKHVFLEKPPGATLSEVQDLVRLADSKGLSLFASWHSRYAPAVEAAKAFLAATKIDSVHIIWKEDVRHWHPNQAWIWQAGGLGVFDPGINALSIITHILPRALFLTKATLEFPENRDAPIAADLHFSDVTKMPVHAEFDWRQTGKQSWDIVAETSSGRMVLSEGGAKLSINGEEKLSEPEREYPALYERFAEIIKAGRSDVDLAPLTHVADAFLLGRHKFVDSFYD, encoded by the coding sequence ATGTCAGCCACCAAGCTTGCCATCGTCGGCGTCGGCAAAATCGTTCGCGACCAGCACCTTCCAGCCATCGCAGGCAATCCGGATTTCGAACTGATCGCCACGGCAAGCCGTCACGGCACAGTGGACGGCGTCGCCTCCTATGGCACCATCGAGGCGATGCTCGAAGCGGTTCCGCAAATCGACGCCGTGTCGCTGTGCATGCCGCCGCAATATCGCTACGAGGCGGCCTATGCGGCGCTGAATGCCGGCAAGCATGTTTTCCTCGAAAAGCCGCCGGGTGCCACGCTGTCCGAAGTGCAGGATCTCGTGCGCCTCGCCGATTCGAAGGGCCTTTCCCTGTTTGCCAGCTGGCACTCGCGTTACGCGCCGGCAGTGGAAGCCGCCAAAGCGTTTCTGGCTGCGACAAAAATCGACAGCGTGCATATCATCTGGAAGGAGGATGTGCGCCACTGGCATCCGAACCAGGCGTGGATCTGGCAGGCGGGCGGCCTCGGCGTGTTCGACCCCGGCATCAACGCACTCTCCATCATCACCCACATCCTGCCGCGCGCGCTGTTCCTGACCAAGGCAACACTGGAATTCCCGGAAAACCGCGACGCACCGATCGCCGCCGACCTGCATTTCTCCGACGTGACGAAAATGCCCGTTCATGCCGAATTCGACTGGCGCCAGACCGGCAAGCAAAGCTGGGATATCGTTGCCGAAACCTCATCCGGACGGATGGTGCTTTCGGAAGGCGGCGCGAAGCTCTCGATCAATGGCGAAGAGAAGCTCTCTGAACCGGAGCGGGAATATCCGGCGCTTTACGAGCGTTTTGCGGAGATCATCAAGGCGGGCCGTTCGGATGTGGATCTGGCGCCATTGACCCATGTGGCGGACGCCTTCCTTCTCGGCCGCCACAAATTCGTGGATTCCTTCTACGACTGA
- a CDS encoding sensor histidine kinase: protein MLENNDAWNRQPGISGRSPPEAKTARADVAQSLGAIADAEFGAGPVLGYPNPPVAWPLLRVFAVWALLMAAVVATLAAYQYVSLLGELERQSDALQAEASRRADQHDAHVTALSAAAQAQQGPGDSLLLAIAAPILQFYPRIDEVQLVSLTEGGPVVGTRPLENELAAAVREAASVFSGRPALLASALRPGHYLIVKRSPNSETALQALVLAVDAAQLLASDAPFWSAQHAVIRLKMPDGRLLYGPPQLPAQPQYARQLSSASQPLLLEVALPITWRELLPGRVLLAGLAGASVVFVFGIVMARQRTRMRAAERRAELSGMEARLTHASRVNALGEMASGLAHELTQPLTAILAQAQAGRRLLARQDVATLSGALDDMIEQARCAANMLDRFRNWSLPHRHPATAHDLRVALRNVDALLAGEAARQQVVIDIRQPEAPLLVRVDPVEMEQVMFNLLRNALDALAGAEGRGAITATLSRDGDLAIFEVADNGPGVAPQLRDRLFTPFATTKNNGMGLGLALSQRLVERAGGEILSIEQENGALFRVVLPVMAEATKP, encoded by the coding sequence ATGCTTGAAAATAACGATGCATGGAACAGGCAGCCCGGAATATCCGGCCGGTCCCCGCCGGAAGCGAAGACGGCAAGAGCGGACGTCGCGCAGTCGCTCGGCGCCATCGCCGATGCCGAATTCGGCGCAGGGCCTGTGTTGGGATATCCCAATCCTCCGGTGGCCTGGCCGCTGCTAAGGGTGTTCGCTGTCTGGGCATTGTTGATGGCTGCGGTCGTCGCCACTCTGGCGGCTTACCAATATGTCAGCCTGCTGGGTGAGCTGGAACGGCAGAGCGACGCCCTGCAGGCCGAGGCGTCGCGCCGGGCCGACCAGCACGATGCCCATGTCACGGCACTTTCGGCGGCGGCGCAGGCGCAGCAGGGACCGGGCGATAGTCTGTTGCTCGCCATTGCCGCGCCCATCCTGCAATTTTACCCGCGTATCGACGAAGTTCAGCTGGTCTCCCTCACGGAGGGAGGTCCTGTTGTCGGCACCCGGCCGCTGGAAAACGAACTGGCCGCAGCGGTCCGCGAGGCGGCATCGGTGTTTTCAGGCCGGCCGGCTTTGCTGGCGAGTGCGCTGAGGCCCGGCCACTACCTGATCGTCAAGCGCAGCCCCAACAGCGAGACGGCGCTGCAGGCGCTTGTGCTGGCCGTCGACGCCGCGCAGCTGCTGGCCTCCGATGCTCCCTTCTGGTCGGCACAGCACGCCGTGATCCGTCTGAAAATGCCCGATGGACGCTTGTTATACGGCCCGCCGCAACTGCCCGCGCAGCCGCAATATGCCCGGCAGCTCAGCAGCGCCAGCCAGCCGCTGCTTCTGGAAGTCGCCCTTCCCATCACCTGGCGGGAACTTCTGCCGGGCCGCGTCCTGCTCGCGGGGCTTGCCGGCGCCAGCGTCGTTTTTGTATTCGGCATCGTTATGGCAAGGCAGAGGACACGTATGCGCGCCGCCGAAAGGCGGGCCGAACTGAGCGGCATGGAAGCGAGGCTGACCCATGCATCGCGGGTCAATGCGCTGGGAGAGATGGCCAGCGGCCTTGCCCATGAGCTGACCCAGCCGCTGACGGCCATCTTGGCGCAGGCGCAGGCCGGGCGGCGGCTTCTTGCCCGTCAGGATGTCGCAACGCTGTCCGGTGCTCTGGACGACATGATCGAGCAGGCGCGCTGCGCCGCCAACATGCTCGACCGGTTCCGCAACTGGTCGCTGCCGCATCGCCATCCTGCCACGGCGCATGATTTGCGCGTCGCGCTGCGCAATGTCGATGCGTTGCTGGCCGGCGAAGCGGCGCGGCAACAGGTCGTCATAGATATCCGGCAGCCGGAGGCGCCGCTTCTGGTTCGGGTTGATCCGGTGGAAATGGAGCAGGTCATGTTCAATCTGCTGCGCAATGCCCTCGATGCGCTGGCCGGTGCCGAGGGCAGGGGGGCCATCACCGCCACGCTCAGCCGCGATGGTGATCTCGCCATATTCGAAGTCGCCGATAACGGGCCCGGCGTGGCGCCGCAATTGCGCGACCGGCTCTTTACGCCCTTCGCGACCACGAAAAACAACGGCATGGGACTTGGCCTCGCGCTCAGCCAGCGGCTGGTGGAGCGCGCCGGGGGCGAAATCCTCTCCATAGAGCAGGAAAACGGCGCGTTGTTCCGTGTCGTCCTGCCGGTCATGGCGGAGGCAACGAAGCCATGA
- a CDS encoding LptF/LptG family permease: MKLLENYILRRTTQMFLVALLPVLAIIWTIQVLQRINLVTDTGQSMGSFMALATMILPTLIPVVLPFALVIGITQIFTAMNNDSELAIIDAAGAPRSVMFRPVLILAAVLSAFSFTITNFIEPPARNSARQMVAAAYADLLSSVIEEKTFRTIQDGLYVQIAQRQGRILKGLFVADRRDPNFDLIYYAKEGMIDESGTSLTMRDGEVQQKTPDGKVSIVKFLSYAFDLSTMSEKQDSEPSLSPGDASLSFLLSPDENNASYKRSPENFRSELHKRLSDWMFAFSFALISLVIAADARSHREARMHPMVAALVTAFMLRWLGFYVTNQVKQSAAFIPLVYAVPGLSGAAAAFILITGRKPKMPKVIADAAGRLRRQFSSRLARNSGSGNA, from the coding sequence ATGAAGCTTCTCGAGAACTATATCCTGCGGCGGACAACGCAGATGTTTCTGGTCGCGCTGCTGCCGGTGCTGGCCATCATCTGGACCATCCAGGTTCTCCAGAGAATCAATCTCGTCACCGATACGGGCCAGTCGATGGGCTCCTTCATGGCGCTTGCGACCATGATCCTGCCGACGCTCATTCCCGTCGTCCTGCCTTTCGCCCTCGTCATCGGCATCACCCAGATCTTCACGGCGATGAACAATGATTCCGAGCTTGCCATCATCGATGCGGCCGGGGCGCCGCGTTCGGTGATGTTTCGCCCGGTTCTCATTCTGGCCGCCGTTCTGAGTGCGTTTTCCTTTACCATCACCAACTTCATCGAGCCGCCGGCGCGCAATTCCGCCCGGCAGATGGTGGCTGCGGCCTATGCCGACCTGCTCTCATCCGTGATCGAGGAAAAGACCTTCCGCACCATTCAGGACGGTCTTTACGTGCAGATCGCGCAGCGGCAGGGCCGTATTCTCAAGGGCCTGTTCGTCGCCGACCGCCGCGATCCGAATTTCGATCTCATCTATTACGCCAAGGAAGGCATGATCGATGAGAGCGGCACGTCGCTGACCATGCGCGACGGCGAAGTGCAGCAGAAGACGCCTGACGGCAAGGTCTCGATCGTCAAGTTCCTGTCCTATGCCTTCGATCTCTCGACCATGTCGGAAAAGCAGGATTCCGAGCCGTCGCTGTCTCCCGGCGATGCCAGCCTCAGCTTCCTTCTTTCTCCCGACGAGAACAATGCAAGCTACAAGCGGTCGCCGGAGAACTTCCGCAGCGAATTGCACAAGCGGCTGTCGGACTGGATGTTCGCCTTCTCCTTCGCGCTCATCTCGCTGGTCATCGCCGCCGATGCCCGCTCGCACCGCGAAGCGCGCATGCATCCGATGGTCGCCGCGCTGGTAACGGCCTTCATGCTGCGCTGGCTCGGTTTTTACGTCACCAATCAGGTCAAGCAGAGCGCGGCCTTCATCCCGCTGGTCTATGCCGTGCCGGGTCTCAGCGGCGCCGCGGCCGCCTTCATCCTGATAACCGGTCGCAAGCCGAAAATGCCGAAGGTGATCGCGGATGCGGCAGGCCGCCTGCGCCGTCAGTTCTCCAGCAGGCTGGCACGCAATTCGGGGAGCGGCAACGCATGA